The Candidatus Methylomirabilis sp. genome contains the following window.
GTGACCGGCGAGGAGCTGCTTCGCCTGCTGGAGACCCGTCTCGATTCCGTGGTCCTTCGCCTGGGATTCGCCCAGACCATCCACCAGGCCAGACAGCTCGTGTCTCACGGGCACATCCTGCTGGACGGCAAGCGGCTGAACGTCCCCAGCGCCACCGTCAGGGTGGGACAGGTCATCGAGGCCGGCCCGAAGGCGAAGAACTTCATCCCGGTGCGGGAAGCGCTGGAGGTCACGCCGGAGCCACCGGCGTACCTCGAGCGAGACAAGGACGCCGTCCAGGGCCGGCTGATCAAGCGCCCCGAGCGCGCCGAGATTCCGCTTCCGGTCCCCGTCGAGGAACGCCTGGTCGTCGAGTTCATGTCCTGACGTGGCCGGGTGGGGGCCTC
Protein-coding sequences here:
- the rpsD gene encoding 30S ribosomal protein S4, which produces VTGEELLRLLETRLDSVVLRLGFAQTIHQARQLVSHGHILLDGKRLNVPSATVRVGQVIEAGPKAKNFIPVREALEVTPEPPAYLERDKDAVQGRLIKRPERAEIPLPVPVEERLVVEFMS